In Cervus elaphus chromosome 29, mCerEla1.1, whole genome shotgun sequence, a single window of DNA contains:
- the LOC122686208 gene encoding 60S ribosomal protein L34-like produces MLFRGRHLEAFRMVQRLTYRRRLSYNTASNKTRLSRTPGNRIVYLYTKKVGKAPKSACGVCPGRLRGVRAVRPKVLMRLSKTKKHVSRAYGGSMCAKCVRDRIKRAFLIEEQKIVVKVLKKQAQSQKAK; encoded by the coding sequence ATGCTCTTCCGGGGACGGCATCTAGAGGCATTCAGGATGGTGCAGCGTCTGACATACCGCCGTAGGCTGTCCTACAATACAGCCTCTAACAAAACCAGGCTGTCCCGAACCCCTGGTAATAGAATTGTTTACCTTTACACCAAGAAGGTTGGGAAAGCACCAAAATCCGCATGTGGTGTGTGCCCAGGCCGACTTAGAGGCGTTCGTGCTGTGAGACCTAAAGTTCTCATGAGGTTGTCTAAAACGAAGAAACACGTCAGCCGAGCCTATGGTGGTTCCATGTGTGCTAAATGTGTCCGCGACAGGATCAAGCGTGCTTTCCTTATTGAAGAGCAGAAGATCGTTGTGAAAGTATTGAAAAAACAAGCACAGAGTCAGAAagctaaataa